In Hippoglossus hippoglossus isolate fHipHip1 chromosome 11, fHipHip1.pri, whole genome shotgun sequence, the sequence TGCTGAGATACAAGTCCTTTAACATAGATCAGGAAAGGACctaaatgttgttgtgttgactcTTACCACTGGTGAATAAGGtgctgtgtttatgtgcacacCTGGATCTAGACACTGTAATAAAGAGCCATGAATGACATACACTGAAGTTTGCATCTGTATTGAGTCAGACTGCATCCAACTCTGAAAACTAGCTTCAATTAGCATCAGCATAAATATGCAAAGGTCAGGAGTGTCTGTGAATAAAGCTGCTGCCATCTGTGCCCAACAATGAACCTTCTTGGAAAGTCACTcacatcctctcctctcgaCATCTTGATACAAAGTCAGAATCACCTTGATCCACCATGTGATTCCCTGGGCTTTTAATATAATCCTGCTGTGCCTCATGATGTATAATACATCTTTAGAGCAGTGATCACTGTGTCTCCTCTGATTAAAAACCTTCACTGCACACATTTTACTTTCCTGTCGCGTGGGAGTCTGATCCACTGTCTGTGGTTGTGCATCTTTTGGTTCTTGTACAGTCATGTAGACAAGCACATAGATTTACAATATTTTCACGATGCATCCTGAAATCTCAACAATCAAAACTATAATTTTCATATACTTACTAAAACACATTCCTCTGTGTGGAAATGGATTTTAATCGTTTTCAGCGTACTGTATGTTTTGGTCTTGTGACCATATCCCTGGAATATACCTGTTAtatatcaaaatacatttttaatctcatgataaaatacacaatacTGACCATAGTTCAGAATTATGTGTCCATTCACTTGCACAGATGTGTACAGAAGGGAATTTGAATATAACTACATTTTTGAGTTTGACGTAGTCATTTACACATTTCGTTTCGCTTTGCCATGGTTTATTCCAGAAGCATTAAATAAATCAGTCTCAGAGACATAAACCTGCCGTTAATTCACATATGAAGACCTGGAAAAGCGGTTTCTTGTTTtgtcagcacacacagacataagtAATGGGAATAATCTGAAAGATGATAGaatcacattacatttcattttgggcTTTAATAAGAGATAAATCTCACAAATACTTACTTCTGTTATACAGATACAAACATATGTGAGGTCAACTGGTTGTGTACAGGTATCAAAGTCAATAAATGGtcattttttggttttgtttacattcatgtttaattttatATTACATGTTTTGTATCTGTCTTAATATCTTAGGACGTTTACCATAACACGTTATCCTTTGGATCCAGTGTCCAGATCCATAAATAAATCACAAGTATTTATTGTAACTCAGGAATGTAGGTACACACTGCATTTCCACTGGTTTATACACTTTAATGAGATCTATTACGAATGCAAATTTGCTCTGTGTCcttaagaaaataattcataGAGTCAACATTTCATTagacaaaaggaaataaaacacccGGAGAGGGTTAAGTCCAGAGAAGTGTTTCAGCTGTAAATGGGCTCTGGTAGGCTGGATGTCACATGTTCCTGCTCAACAGAGAGGTCAGCTGACTGCCAATGACACTCGATCAGAGCGTCATACAGCTCTTCACTGTGCTCCATGAACTTCCTGTTGGCCTCCACCACATCCAGCCCTGGACTGGGGTCTGCAACACAGGTGGATGGATGGTTACAAAGTGCAAAGGTTTGGCCAACCCtgcttgttttttgttaaattgttgacattaaaagaagaaaatacattcCCTGCAGCAAAAaggatttctttaaatgttaattacTTGTTACTTTTAATTTCATGATAAAGGGCCAAAGGAGCTTCGACATAGTACTGAGTTAAGGGTACTTTAATTAGGGTTCATACACATTTTATGACTTTTCATGCCTTATGGCCACATTTTCATGACCACACATTTCCTGAATCATTTGTGTATCCAGTGGCATTAAAAACTTTAGGTACCCCATGTCAAAATATTTGTGAATACTGAATTGCTGAGCAATCTGTTTCCTTCggcttccagtctttatgctattATAGGCTAACCACCACAACCTCTCCAGCTCTGTATTTAACACTGATGAATATCCAGCTAAAATTCTCACCCTGTGGAATCAAGTGAATAGATGTAAACTATTCCtttgagtatttattttaagaaaatgaatattttattgtgGGGGCTGTTTGCTAAAAGTATTTCAGGTTATATAATCACTGTTTAAATGACATTGCTTTTCTACAAATTGTACCAAAGGAGGTATGCTTGAATAGGCTGAATTATGCATTAAAACACTTGAAATTCTGGATTGACAATAAGGTAAAACAGTATGGAATGGTCATGGGACTTGACAGACAACACCATCAGAAAACTAACagatatatatgtaaataataaacaataaacagcaATCATTAGCAGCCCCCAATCCCGATACCAACCTTCAAGtccatcatcctcctcaacAGCTTCACTCTcctaaaaaaatgaatgaataaataaatgttagaATGACTCATGTCTGTTATTGATGACTAATGACCATATGTGTTAACACAGAGAGAGCTCACCTGTGGTGGAGGATATTGTGTGTAATCATACTGCTGCTGATAGTTGTACCCATACCCTCCTCCAGTCTGATCATAGCCCCAGGGAGAGTAATAGCCAGTGTATGGCTGCTGCTGGTACTGGTTGTACTGGTCATAGTTGTTTCTGTAACCTGAGGTCGACTGCCATGATTTTTCTGAGTGttgattctgctgctgctgctgtcggtTCCTTAAACTCACAGAGGAGCAAGAGACACACAGATGAACTCCACCAAATAATTCTGCTTGTGCTCCAGGCACAGACTAATCCACTGGCTTGAAAAAAAAGTCGTGATGACTTGGAGAAGAACTCACTTGTTAGCAGCCAGGCTCAGTCTCAGAGGTTTACTACCCAGTCCCATAGCACCCTGGCACTCCTCTAACGCCCGCTTCTGCAGCCGCTCATCGGGGAACTGAACAAAGCCACAGCCCCTAcagggagacacagacacagggttATTACAGAGCTCCCCTGAAAACCACCAAAGTTTCAGTTGACCTCAAAAGAACATTCTTATAGCATTGCAAATGCTGCTATGACTAATCACATTAAGAAATAATATTTCCGTGGCCAGTCATCTGTAGAGCTGGAGCACAGAGCCTCAAGACACAAAGCTGTCCAAAAGCTTCCAGTCTGGacaggatctgcaccaattaCATCCAacaatatatagtataatataaagtagggctgcacgatatatcggAAATCTATCGTCATCACGATATCAATGTGCGTGATAGACGTATCGCAAAAGACTGCAAAAACTGCGATAATTAATGATCCATGTGCCACATATTTACGCTCTGCAGaggatggagccctgctgccctagatgaCACAtgaaagacattcagatcattgacggGGTTTTCTGTCAATGAATCATTGTCGGAAGAAGAGAATAAGAAGAGTAAACAGAGAATTTGAAAACAGAGAATTTGACAGAGCAACGCGGCTCCGTCAAATCTcgctccacctcctccaactACATTTTACTGTGGAATCTTCTAGTGATCCCGTTTGTCCTGGGTCAGATTCATCAATATAGGCGGTTGATTACGTAAAAGAATTATGAAGCTTATTTATGATCCAAGGACCTGAGGGAAGTAACAGTGCACAGAcgctttttttcctctctctcaaaagtttatttgtttatcgatacaatatcaacactgatcatcacataatgatcgattcttttattaatgaattaaatctttattcagAGCAGTGCGTTCATCAGCAGctcgctcttttcctctctctctcttccttgcTCTCTCACCCACACAGTGCGATCGGACATGTGTGTAAaattaaatgttgtatttaagatggcagagaataaaaagagattCCATtatgtagaagacactgacgaagatgtcaagagagcttttgctAATAAGGGCCAATGCCATTAACGATGTGCtgaaaacacatacatgtgatcTACGGTCTCCACTGTGGAGATTTCTGTGTAGTTGTGAAcgcagagaatctcctgctatgttgttcatgtgtgaaatgcaaactcctGACAAAGTCCAGACCCAAATGCACAGAAATCCTGCAGAGCTcccgtctgaaaacagctttagtaAGGTCCAGACTACTATCAAAGAGAAACTAAAAGTTCcaacaatgagcaagcacttttgagtgtggagagaaaaaactattaacaggaagaaacctataacagaaccagactcaatgtgggcagCCATCTGCCTGGACTGGtgggggtgagcagagaaaaatggggagagaggagaggtgggaggaaagagagaggggacatTGTGACATCATGACCTGTTAATACTCACTTAGAGTTGCCCATGCTGTCCAGCACTACTTTCCCACCCCTGCAGGTAGGGTAGCGGTTGTAAAAGAACTCATAAAGCATCCCATCATCCACCTCTGGAGTTAGATCTCCCACGAACAGAGAATACAGCTGACTGACAAGAGAACACAGGCTTAAATTACAGTCAACAATAATTATTACCTTCATTTAAatggcacctttcaaaacacagttataaCGAGATTtacagatgaaaaaataaagaataaaatcaaaagcataCATCTGAAACAAGGTACAGAAAAAGTGAGATTTCAGGCTGCGTCCACACTAATCCACAACTATATGCATGTCTCAGAAATAATCTCCATCCATACCAAGACACCTGAAAATGCATTATCACATGATCATTaacatacactgggcatgtgtgtgctgatgtAATCAGGTTGTCTAATCTGCAGTTGTTGCTTAGAGTCAGAAAATACTAAAGACACAGAACAGCAATGGGATCTCTTTTCTTAAAGTGAAGATGAGGTGCTACTGTTGCTGACAGTAAGTGTTGTTTTGCCAGTAGTCAAattgtgactgataagaaccaatcaggaagaagAATGTGGGCATTTGACACATTGTTTCCAAATATctctgctcgtccagactaaaacacaaacccagagatatcaaactaaaatggggccaGCAGAGTTTCCAAAagcttttggggggggggcttgaaAACTAAGGAGTAGTGTGAATGCCAGGAATAAATGTGGCtgaagtgatgtgtttttaaaaaaaaaaaaaaaacagtgtggaCGTAGCCTTAATAGACGTTGAAACTGCTTCTCTAGTTGGACTCACCCACTGTCTTGTTTCCCAAAGTTGGCTCTGTTTAACTTGAATCTTGTGggctgtgagagagagagagagagagagagagagagagagagagagagagagagatgcaagtTCCCATAAGTGTCTCCATCAACCAGGataagaaaaaataacacagcTACTGTGGATGAAAAATGCTCTTCATACCGGATTGGCTCCTGGTAAAGCTTTTCCATTGATTTTGCGGAGACACCTCTCAGCTGTGGCCTCATCCGTCATCTCCACAAAACAGTATCCCAGGGCACCCCTGGATGACAAACCACTTAAAAATCAGAAtaaaataactgtaaaatgGACAGCTGCTTGTAGATAACATTCTCACCCCGTCATCTTGTTTCGTAAGATCCGCACATTGACCACCTGCTCCCCCATCGTGGAAAAGGCTCGGATGATAAACTTCTCGTCCATGTAGGAGTCCAGCTACAGCGCAACAGAAAAACATACTGAAACCAAGAGCTCAGCGATCATTCAGTAAAGACAGAGGTTTGCAGAGAACTGATAGAAACATCAGTTTGAGATCATTTTCACGTGTGTGAAAACTATTTTATATAGTAAAAGGATGATAtccattaaaaatgtatgttggACTATCAAAACAAAGTTTTCACAAATCTAACAGGGGGTCTGAAACAGTCTTGAGGTTTGTCCAAGCTGTTCTTGTCCAGGTTTAACAAATCTAAATATAATGATGTTAGATTTTCACACTTTCCCCAGGTGTCACatagaataaatataatacagaTCTAATTCATCTTGTTGACAGATACAAGCCCAGAGAGGGTTGATGCAGATTTGCTCAATGCGTCCGATGGACACAAAAGGTTTTCCACTGTTTTACTGAACGTTTCCTTTGAACTAGTCTTACCCTGGTGTAGGTTCTAATAgactttaaaggggacatagcatgcaaattccactttgttagtgcttctacaggttaatgtgggtatctggcatgtctaccaacccaaaaactctggggaaaaaacacttgcgcgttttgttatggttcctctaagtcagaaacgtcatgcttgagcgactcgattgcgcttcctgggttttgtgtcgtaacaaggaactggaagtctccctacatgaccttggcccaccccccacctcatccccccacactcattacgccgggtttacaccggaggcagcgcagcgccgttcccaagcgcgcagccgcctggctgttcacacaggaggcgcatttctccgcgccggtcagcccgcgattctgctttctccgcttgttgttgtacccgttgaatgtcggggttcgggggtaaatgatggtcttcatagccccccccccccacctctctttctctctctgtctgtctgcttgtgtgcttgtagtggatgggcagagggggacatttaattatgtgattgggaaaattaaaactccaggacaacagaaggggaatacaaagtatgggatgcatatttgataatttatatcatataaaatatgtaatttatatcgtttaaaatcatggggggagaggggggaggggggagctggctcattagcatttaaaggaacaggcactcaaaacaggtcactctgtggagggctgttttatacagggtaaaaagggtgctgttttaaatgatccttgtggtattttgaccaaagtatgttacagacatttcattaagaccccaaggaaccatatcaacttgtggtaaaatgggcatacaatgtcccctttaataacTGCCTCCCTGTAGGACAAGCTCTCCTGCCGCATTGGAGGAGGTGAACTGAGGATGCTCACTTTGCTAAATGCCTTCACACGTGTTACTTCACTATTGTGTTCACCAAACAAGCAGGATTCACCAGCAGTCTGTAAGACACTGTATACTGACAAGCACGACGCAGCTACGGTGCTTATCTGCTACAGGAACAACGCGCAGGGCTAATGCTTACGCAGCTAACAAGGCTAACATTTAACGAAATGTCGCAACAAAAGAATGTGAACAACTCACGTTCCCCATCCATAACGTGCTCATGGTGCTGGTGAAGATGTGACTGGTTAAAGTGAACCTTAGACTGTGATTCACGCTGAAACTTCTACGATGCTCATAATAATGCTAGCTAACCAGAGCGTGAAGCTACACCAACACTTCTTCTTTGGGTTAGCGCGAATGAGTGCGTCTTCTTCTGCTTATTTACGGCTTTATTGGCGGTGGGCAAACAACGATttggtgcattaccgccaccagCTGGTACGGAGTGTGAATATTTATTCAATTAGGTTACACAATTATCtaaattatatttgtaattCTAAGATAATGAAACAGTATTCGATCACAATTTCTTTTTTGAGTTGTTTTGTAGGATATCTCTGAAATCAAAACTTACTTAAATCTTGCCAAGGTTTACAATTAGCTGCATTCTTTCTTGCTCATATTTCAGCCAGTGGACTATGACATGATGAACTGTTTCTTCTTACCCAcaataatcacatttaaacCTCTGCTTTACTGAA encodes:
- the LOC117771130 gene encoding tRNA selenocysteine 1-associated protein 1-like isoform X1: MSTLWMGNLDSYMDEKFIIRAFSTMGEQVVNVRILRNKMTGGLSSRGALGYCFVEMTDEATAERCLRKINGKALPGANPPTRFKLNRANFGKQDSGQLYSLFVGDLTPEVDDGMLYEFFYNRYPTCRGGKVVLDSMGNSKGCGFVQFPDERLQKRALEECQGAMGLGSKPLRLSLAANNLRNRQQQQQNQHSEKSWQSTSGYRNNYDQYNQYQQQPYTGYYSPWGYDQTGGGYGYNYQQQYDYTQYPPPQESEAVEEDDGLEDPSPGLDVVEANRKFMEHSEELYDALIECHWQSADLSVEQEHVTSSLPEPIYS
- the LOC117771130 gene encoding tRNA selenocysteine 1-associated protein 1-like isoform X3; protein product: MSTLWMGNLDSYMDEKFIIRAFSTMGEQVVNVRILRNKMTGGALGYCFVEMTDEATAERCLRKINGKALPGANPPTRFKLNRANFGKQDSGQLYSLFVGDLTPEVDDGMLYEFFYNRYPTCRGGKVVLDSMGNSKGCGFVQFPDERLQKRALEECQGAMGLGSKPLRLSLAANNLRNRQQQQQNQHSEKSWQSTSGYRNNYDQYNQYQQQPYTGYYSPWGYDQTGGGYGYNYQQQYDYTQYPPPQESEAVEEDDGLEDPSPGLDVVEANRKFMEHSEELYDALIECHWQSADLSVEQEHVTSSLPEPIYS
- the LOC117771130 gene encoding tRNA selenocysteine 1-associated protein 1-like isoform X2, whose product is MSTLWMGNLDSYMDEKFIIRAFSTMGEQVVNVRILRNKMTGGLSSRGALGYCFVEMTDEATAERCLRKINGKALPGANPPTRFKLNRANFGKQDSGQLYSLFVGDLTPEVDDGMLYEFFYNRYPTCRGGKVVLDSMGNSKGCGFVQFPDERLQKRALEECQGAMGLGSKPLRLSLAANKNRQQQQQNQHSEKSWQSTSGYRNNYDQYNQYQQQPYTGYYSPWGYDQTGGGYGYNYQQQYDYTQYPPPQESEAVEEDDGLEDPSPGLDVVEANRKFMEHSEELYDALIECHWQSADLSVEQEHVTSSLPEPIYS
- the LOC117771130 gene encoding tRNA selenocysteine 1-associated protein 1-like isoform X4; amino-acid sequence: MSTLWMGNLDSYMDEKFIIRAFSTMGEQVVNVRILRNKMTGGALGYCFVEMTDEATAERCLRKINGKALPGANPPTRFKLNRANFGKQDSGQLYSLFVGDLTPEVDDGMLYEFFYNRYPTCRGGKVVLDSMGNSKGCGFVQFPDERLQKRALEECQGAMGLGSKPLRLSLAANKNRQQQQQNQHSEKSWQSTSGYRNNYDQYNQYQQQPYTGYYSPWGYDQTGGGYGYNYQQQYDYTQYPPPQESEAVEEDDGLEDPSPGLDVVEANRKFMEHSEELYDALIECHWQSADLSVEQEHVTSSLPEPIYS